One genomic region from Cellulomonas fengjieae encodes:
- a CDS encoding carboxymuconolactone decarboxylase family protein — translation MAWIRGATPDDDPAGEVTAAFDRDRATLGRVANYTRVFAHRPAVLRGWQGLNGAIKGMDPRRYEVATTAAALRLRSSYCALAHGDVLASKHMSAEAVRALADGGESDELTEVDRAVARLASTVAAGAADMQPEDLDELRALGFADDEILDVVLAAAARCFFSTVLDAVGALPDAAYRALDTPLRDALTVGRPIEAT, via the coding sequence ATGGCCTGGATCCGTGGTGCGACACCGGACGACGACCCCGCGGGCGAGGTGACGGCGGCGTTCGACCGGGACCGGGCGACGCTCGGCCGCGTGGCCAACTACACGCGCGTGTTCGCGCACCGGCCCGCCGTTCTGCGCGGCTGGCAGGGCCTGAACGGCGCGATCAAGGGCATGGACCCGAGGCGGTACGAGGTGGCCACCACCGCGGCCGCGCTGCGCCTGCGGTCCAGCTACTGCGCGCTCGCGCACGGCGACGTCCTGGCCTCGAAGCACATGAGCGCCGAGGCGGTGCGCGCGCTGGCGGACGGTGGAGAGTCCGACGAGCTGACCGAGGTGGACCGCGCCGTCGCGCGACTGGCGTCCACCGTCGCCGCCGGGGCCGCCGACATGCAACCGGAGGACCTGGACGAGCTGCGCGCGCTCGGGTTCGCCGACGACGAGATCCTCGACGTCGTGCTCGCCGCCGCGGCGCGGTGCTTCTTCAGCACCGTCCTCGACGCGGTCGGTGCACTGCCGGACGCGGCCTACCGCGCCCTCGACACGCCGTTGCGGGACGCGCTGACGGTCGGGCGGCCGATCGAGGCCACCTGA
- a CDS encoding bifunctional 2-methylcitrate synthase/citrate synthase — MTETDVQIHKGLAGVVVDTTEVSSVDAASNSLLYRGYPVQQLADQCSFEQVAYLLWHGELPSDAQLAELQAAERSQRVLDDAVVDAVMSLPTTCHPMDVVRTAVSVLGAHDPTAEDSSREANLAKSVRLLAQLPAVVALDQRRRRGQDPVAARDDLGFAENFLWATFGEVPDPVVVHAFEVSMVLYAEHSFNASTFTARVVASTLADLHSAVTAAVGALKGPLHGGANEAVMATFAEIGTADRAAAWLDDALAGKRKIMGFGHRVYKHGDSRVPTMRDSLVTLVEHYDRPDMLALYDALEAAMTERKNILPNLDYPTGPAYHLMGFDTPTFTPLFVASRITGWTAHVMEQLGANSLIRPLSQYTGPARRDVL; from the coding sequence ATGACCGAGACCGACGTCCAGATCCACAAGGGGCTCGCCGGCGTGGTCGTCGACACCACCGAGGTCTCCTCGGTCGACGCCGCCAGCAACTCCCTGCTCTACCGCGGGTACCCGGTGCAGCAGCTCGCGGACCAGTGCTCGTTCGAGCAGGTCGCGTACCTGCTCTGGCACGGCGAGCTGCCGAGCGACGCCCAGCTGGCCGAGCTGCAGGCCGCCGAGCGCTCGCAGCGGGTGCTGGACGACGCGGTCGTCGACGCCGTCATGTCGCTGCCGACCACCTGCCACCCGATGGACGTCGTGCGGACCGCGGTCAGCGTGCTCGGCGCGCACGACCCGACCGCGGAGGACTCCTCGCGCGAGGCCAACCTGGCCAAGTCGGTGCGTCTGCTCGCGCAGCTCCCCGCGGTCGTGGCGCTGGACCAGCGGCGGCGCCGCGGCCAGGATCCCGTCGCTGCGCGCGACGACCTGGGGTTCGCGGAGAACTTCCTGTGGGCCACGTTCGGCGAGGTGCCGGACCCCGTCGTGGTGCACGCGTTCGAGGTGTCGATGGTGCTCTACGCCGAGCACTCCTTCAACGCCTCCACGTTCACCGCGCGCGTGGTCGCCTCGACGCTCGCCGACCTGCACTCCGCGGTCACCGCCGCGGTCGGCGCGCTCAAGGGACCGCTGCACGGCGGCGCCAACGAGGCGGTCATGGCCACGTTCGCCGAGATCGGCACCGCGGACCGCGCGGCCGCCTGGCTGGACGACGCGCTGGCCGGCAAGCGCAAGATCATGGGCTTCGGTCACCGCGTCTACAAGCACGGCGACTCCCGCGTGCCCACCATGCGCGACTCGCTGGTGACGCTGGTCGAGCACTACGACCGGCCCGACATGCTCGCCCTGTACGACGCCCTCGAGGCGGCCATGACCGAGCGCAAGAACATCCTGCCCAACCTCGACTACCCCACCGGACCCGCCTACCACCTCATGGGCTTCGACACCCCGACGTTCACCCCGTTGTTCGTGGCCAGCCGCATCACCGGCTGGACGGCGCACGTGATGGAGCAGCTGGGCGCGAACTCCCTGATCCGGCCGCTCAGCCAGTACACCGGACCCGCGCGCCGCGACGTGCTCTGA